In Deinococcus irradiatisoli, the genomic stretch GCATCTGGGCGCGCATGACCTTCAGGATGTTGGCGCTGAAGATGATCACCAGGGTCAGCACCGGCATCACCAGATGGCGCAGCACGTCGCCGGCCACCGCCCAGCGCCCGTTGAGCATGGCGTCGATGCTCAGCATGCCGGTGTAGTGCCGGAAGGTGGGATCGAGCACCGCGAAGGTGTTGATCACGTCGGTCTGGCCCGGTCCCGGCAGCCAGCCGAGCGAGCCGTAGAGAAACTTGAGCAGCAGAATGCCCAGCACGAAACTCGGCAAAGACGTGCCGAGCACCGCGAAGACCCTCAGGAACTGATCCACGAAGCGGTCTTTGTTGAGTGCCGACATGGTGCCGAGCCAGATGCCCAGCAGCACGATCGGGATGCCGGCGTACAGCGAGAGTTCGATGGTGCTGGGCAGGCGCTCCTTGATGGTGTCGAGCACCGGCTTGCTGCTGGTGCGCGAGAAGCCGAGGTCGCCCTGCACGGTGGAGGCCAGCCACTTGCCGTACTGAATCGGAAACGGCTGGTCCAGACCGCGCTGGCGGATGATGGTGTCCATCTGCGCCGCCTGCTGCTCGCTGCGGATGTATCCGGCGGCGCGCTGCTGCGGCGTGAGCTGAAAGATGATGACAAACAGCAGTAAAGACAGGGCCAGCATCACCAGGGGAATCTGGAGCAAACGCCGGATGATGAAATTAACCATAACTTGCCCTCTAACCTACGCCAGAAGGCTTAGGTGAAAACAGCCGACTGGGCCGGAAGTAACGGAACGGTGAAGACGCGCGCCGGCGCCTGAGGAAGCTCCAGACCGAAAGGGGAGCGGGCGGTGTGGCCGCCCCGCTCCCCTTCGGGGGAAGGAAGAGAGAACTTACTTCTTGCTCAGGTCCTTCCAGAGGGTGCCGGTGAACAGGGTACTCGATCCCAGCATCGGGTTGTAGGTGTCGGCCGTGGCGCCGACCAGATTGTCGCGGACCGCGTAGAGGCCCACGCCGGCCGGGACCAGCAGGTAGGGGGCCTGCTCGTAGGCGCGCTTGCCGACCTGCGAGTAGAGCTTGTTGCGGGTAGCGGCATTGGTGGTGGTGCGGGCCTGCTCCAGCCACTTGTCCACGGCGGCGTCTTTCCAGTTGCTGCGCGGGTAGTAGTAGCCGTTGCTCGAGTAGAAGGTGTACATGAAGTTGTCAGGGTCGGCGTAGTCCGGGGCCCAGCCGATGATGATCATCGGCTCCTTGCCGGACTTGGAATCGTTGAGCAATTCCGACCACTGCTTTTGCTGGATGTTGACCTTGAACTTGGGGTTCAGGGCTTCGACGTTCTTCTTGAGGATTTCCATGGCCGTCTGGGCCGCGACGCTGCCGGCGCGGTAGTTGGCATTCAGCACGAAACCGTTTTTCCAGACCTGGCCGCCCCAGGCTTTCTGGAAGTAGGCCTTGGCCTTGGCCGGATCGTAGCTGTACGTGTTGACCTTGGCGTCGTAGCCGGGGAAAGTATCGGGCAGCAGCATGGTGCGCTGCTTGCCTTTGCCCTGCTGCACGTCCTTGATGTACTGGGCGTAGTTGAACGAGTAGGCGAAGGCGCGCCGGAGGTTGGCGTCACTGAAGAAGTTCGCCGGGATGCCGTTGCCGTCGAGCTTGCCGCTGCCCAGCGCCGAGCCGTTCTTGATGTTCTCGTTCATGAAGATGCCGGTGGCGCTGGTGTTGGGGAGGTTATCCACGACGACCACACCGGGCTTGCCCTTGAGCTGCTCTTCGATGTTGGCGCGGCTCCCGGCCTCGATCATGTCGGCGTCGCCGCGCAGGAAGGCCTGCTGACGGGCAGCCAGTTCCGGCACCTTCTGCAGAATGACGTTCTTGATGGCCGGCTGCTTGCCCCAGTAGTCGGGGAAGGCCTTGAGCAAGATGGCGTTGGCGTCGCGGCTGACCAGCATGTAGGCGCCGGTGCCGCTGGGGTTCTTGCTGAGGTTGCTGCCCTGCACGTCCTTGCCGACCCAGTCTTTCCAGGTCTTCTCGGTGCCGTCCCACTCGCCTTGCTTGATGGCCCACTGCTTGTCAAGGATGCTCTGGCCCGAGAAGGCCAGCTTGGCCAGGAACGCCGGGTCGGCCTTGGGCAGGGTGAAGACCAGCTGGCCCTGGTTGTTGCACTCCACGGCCTTGTCGATTTTGGCGAAGGTCAGGGTCTTGTCGTCGTTGGCATTGGCGCTGCTGCCCAGCAGCGACTCGGCCAGGAACCAGTTGCCCGACTCGGCGCTGTTTGTCACCAGGTTGCGCTCGAAGGTGTACTCGGCGTCGGCGCAGGAAAAGGTGTTGCCGGAGTGGAATTTCACGCCCTTACGCAGGTTGACGACCAGGGTCTTGCCGCCGTTGGTGAAGCTGGGCATGGCGGTAGCGAGCACCGGCTCCATGTCGCGCAGACTGGACCCCTTGTAGGTCCACAGCGTTTCGTAGATGTTCTCGATGACGTTGCTGCTGCCGGTGTCGTAGTTGGCGGTGGGGTCCAGGGTGGGGGTATCGCTGGCTTCCTGAATCACCAGGGTGTCTTTGGGGGAGGCCGCAAAGGCGACCGAACCGAGCAGCAAGGCGGTAAGCAAGGTAACGCGACTGGGTTTCATCATGTACTTCCTCCGAAATTTGGTGATCTGGTTCCTGACTTCACTTTTCGTGAAGAGGGAGAGCAGACCTTGTGCAGACCCGCGCATGATAACCCAAGGTCTAGACCTGTGCATGATGGTGAACCCAGTGCAAGATGAGAACCCTCCGGTCTTGTTCGGTGGTGTCTGACACGACTCCGGCGTGTATGTGAAGCACGGTGAGCAAGATGATAATGAGGAGGATGATACACATCATGCACCGCTGCCGGAGTAAGTCGCCCCACCTACGACAGGACCGCAACGGGCGGGGCCGCCGCAAGCTGGCATACTGCCAACCGTGAGTACGCCTCCTGCATTGTCTTCGGCCGGCGCCGAGCCGGTAAACCCAGACCGCAAAACCCGAGTGCTGCTGCTGTGCGGCGGCCAGAGCGGTGAACATGACGTCAGCTTGATGAGTGCCCGCAGCGTGCTCGCGGCGCTGCCCTCGGGGACTTTCGAGGTCACGCCGCTGCTCATCGACCGTTCGGGGCGCTGGCTGGGGCGCGGCGAAACGGCGCGGGTGCTGGAGCGCCCCGGCGAGGAAGCGGCGCCCGGCGGCGAGCTGCGGCCCTACGAGGTGGCGGGCTTCGACGTCGTCTGGCCGCTGCTGCACGGCCCGCACGGCGAGGACGGCACGGTGCAGGGCTTTCTGACCCTGACCGGCGCGGCGTACGTGGGCTCGGGGGTGCTGGGCAGCGCGGCCAGCATGGACAAGGTGATGACCAAGCAGGTGCTGGCCTCGGCCGGGGTGCCGCAGGTGGACTACCGCCTGATTACCCGCCACGCCTGGAAAAACGATC encodes the following:
- a CDS encoding ABC transporter substrate-binding protein; translation: MMKPSRVTLLTALLLGSVAFAASPKDTLVIQEASDTPTLDPTANYDTGSSNVIENIYETLWTYKGSSLRDMEPVLATAMPSFTNGGKTLVVNLRKGVKFHSGNTFSCADAEYTFERNLVTNSAESGNWFLAESLLGSSANANDDKTLTFAKIDKAVECNNQGQLVFTLPKADPAFLAKLAFSGQSILDKQWAIKQGEWDGTEKTWKDWVGKDVQGSNLSKNPSGTGAYMLVSRDANAILLKAFPDYWGKQPAIKNVILQKVPELAARQQAFLRGDADMIEAGSRANIEEQLKGKPGVVVVDNLPNTSATGIFMNENIKNGSALGSGKLDGNGIPANFFSDANLRRAFAYSFNYAQYIKDVQQGKGKQRTMLLPDTFPGYDAKVNTYSYDPAKAKAYFQKAWGGQVWKNGFVLNANYRAGSVAAQTAMEILKKNVEALNPKFKVNIQQKQWSELLNDSKSGKEPMIIIGWAPDYADPDNFMYTFYSSNGYYYPRSNWKDAAVDKWLEQARTTTNAATRNKLYSQVGKRAYEQAPYLLVPAGVGLYAVRDNLVGATADTYNPMLGSSTLFTGTLWKDLSKK
- a CDS encoding ABC transporter permease — its product is MVNFIIRRLLQIPLVMLALSLLLFVIIFQLTPQQRAAGYIRSEQQAAQMDTIIRQRGLDQPFPIQYGKWLASTVQGDLGFSRTSSKPVLDTIKERLPSTIELSLYAGIPIVLLGIWLGTMSALNKDRFVDQFLRVFAVLGTSLPSFVLGILLLKFLYGSLGWLPGPGQTDVINTFAVLDPTFRHYTGMLSIDAMLNGRWAVAGDVLRHLVMPVLTLVIIFSANILKVMRAQMLETLTSDYVRTARAKGLGHRAVNLKHARRNALLPIVTLTGFTAINLLAGAIITETIFAYPGVGQWVGGAAQNLDISAVMGFALLSAIIVVVISTLTDLFYGVVDPRVRFD